In Stenotrophomonas sp. ESTM1D_MKCIP4_1, a single genomic region encodes these proteins:
- the rlmM gene encoding 23S rRNA (cytidine(2498)-2'-O)-methyltransferase RlmM, with product MAPVTEAGIGLLCLCRQGFEPELAGELQFRAGEAGFAGYARTQRNDGYVLFMCDEAAALAPRLRWRELIFARQKLVVLAELPQLDPADRITPMLEVLADAPRFGDLWVEHPDSDAGKPLSGLARAFGNALRPALRKAGKLTDKPNARLPRLHVVFVDGTHAFVCVADPADSAPWALGIPRLKLLPEAPSRSALKLDEALLTLLTPEEREALARPGMRAADLGAAPGGWTWVLTRQHMHVLSIDNGPLRQHVLDTGLVEHLRADGFHWHPEQPLDWMVCDMVEQPRRVAERMATWFREGWCRHAIFNLKLPMKKRWDETRLCLDLFEEQAGKPLVVRAKQLYHDREEITVLASPLR from the coding sequence ATGGCGCCCGTTACTGAGGCCGGTATCGGCCTGCTGTGCCTGTGCCGCCAGGGCTTCGAGCCCGAGCTGGCCGGCGAACTGCAGTTCCGCGCGGGCGAAGCTGGTTTCGCCGGCTATGCGCGCACCCAGCGCAATGATGGCTACGTGCTGTTCATGTGCGACGAAGCCGCTGCCCTGGCACCGCGCCTGCGCTGGCGCGAGCTGATCTTCGCCCGCCAGAAGCTGGTGGTGCTGGCCGAACTGCCGCAGCTGGACCCGGCCGACCGCATCACCCCGATGCTGGAGGTGCTGGCCGATGCGCCGCGCTTCGGTGACCTGTGGGTGGAGCATCCCGACTCGGACGCCGGCAAGCCACTGTCCGGGCTGGCGCGGGCGTTCGGCAACGCCCTGCGCCCGGCACTGCGCAAGGCCGGCAAGCTGACCGACAAGCCCAATGCGCGGTTGCCGCGCCTGCACGTGGTGTTCGTCGATGGCACCCATGCCTTCGTCTGCGTGGCCGACCCGGCCGACAGCGCACCGTGGGCGCTGGGCATCCCGCGCCTGAAGCTGTTGCCCGAAGCCCCCTCGCGCTCGGCGCTGAAGCTGGACGAGGCGCTGTTGACCCTGCTGACCCCGGAAGAGCGCGAGGCGCTGGCCCGGCCCGGCATGCGCGCGGCCGACCTGGGTGCTGCGCCGGGTGGCTGGACCTGGGTGCTGACCCGCCAGCACATGCACGTGCTGAGCATCGACAACGGCCCGCTGCGCCAGCACGTGCTGGACACCGGCCTGGTCGAGCACCTGCGTGCCGATGGCTTCCACTGGCACCCGGAGCAGCCGCTGGACTGGATGGTCTGCGACATGGTCGAGCAGCCACGGCGCGTGGCCGAACGCATGGCCACCTGGTTCCGCGAAGGCTGGTGCAGGCACGCGATCTTCAACCTGAAGCTGCCGATGAAGAAGCGCTGGGACGAGACCCGCCTGTGTCTGGATCTGTTCGAGGAACAGGCCGGCAAGCCTCTGGTGGTGCGCGCCAAGCAGCTTTACCACGACCGCGAAGAGATCACGGTGCTGGCTTCGCCACTGCGCTGA
- a CDS encoding glutamine--tRNA ligase/YqeY domain fusion protein, which translates to MSEHTPASPETPADSHEKRDFIRQIVREDLASGKHQAIKTRFPPEPNGYLHIGHAKSICLNFGLAGEFSGVCNLRFDDTNPAKEDPEYVAAIQDDVRWLGFEWNELRHASDYFQTYYLAAEKLIEQGKAYVCDLSAEEVRAYRGTLTEPGRPSPWRDRSVEENLDLFRRMRAGEFPDGARTVRAKIDMASGNINLRDPALYRIKHVEHQNTGNAWPIYPMYDFAHALGDSIEGITHSLCTLEFEDHRPLYDWCVDNVDFAHDDALTQPLVDAGLPREAAKPRQIEFSRLNINYTVMSKRKLMALVTEQLVDGWEDPRMPTLQGLRRRGYTPAAMRLFAERVGISKQNSMIDFSVLEGALREDLDSAAARRMAVIDPVKLVLTNLAEGHEEQLTFSNHPKDESFGSRQVPFSREVWIDREDFAEVPPKGWKRLVPGGEVRLRGAGIIRCDEVIKDADGTITELRGWLDPESRPGMEGANRKVKGTIHWVSAVHGVPAEIRLYDRLFSVPNPDDESEGKTYRDYLNPESRRTVTGYVEPAAASAAPEQSFQFERTGYFVADRRDHTEAKPVFNRSVTLRDTWSA; encoded by the coding sequence ATGTCCGAGCACACCCCCGCCAGCCCCGAGACCCCCGCCGACAGCCACGAGAAGCGTGATTTCATCCGCCAGATCGTGCGCGAGGACCTGGCCAGCGGCAAGCACCAGGCGATCAAGACCCGCTTCCCGCCCGAGCCCAACGGCTACCTGCACATCGGCCATGCCAAGTCGATCTGCCTGAACTTCGGCCTGGCCGGTGAGTTCAGCGGCGTGTGCAACCTGCGCTTCGACGACACCAACCCGGCCAAGGAAGACCCGGAATACGTGGCCGCCATCCAGGACGACGTGCGCTGGCTGGGCTTCGAGTGGAACGAGCTGCGCCATGCGTCGGACTACTTCCAGACCTACTACCTGGCCGCCGAAAAGCTGATCGAACAGGGCAAGGCCTATGTCTGCGACCTGTCGGCCGAGGAAGTGCGCGCCTACCGCGGCACCCTGACCGAGCCGGGCCGCCCGTCGCCGTGGCGCGACCGCAGCGTGGAGGAAAACCTCGACTTGTTCCGCCGCATGCGTGCCGGTGAGTTCCCCGACGGCGCGCGTACCGTGCGCGCGAAGATCGACATGGCCAGCGGCAACATCAACCTGCGCGATCCGGCCCTGTACCGCATCAAGCACGTCGAGCACCAGAACACCGGCAACGCGTGGCCGATCTACCCGATGTACGACTTTGCCCATGCACTGGGCGATTCCATCGAGGGCATCACCCACTCGCTGTGCACGCTGGAATTCGAAGACCACCGCCCGCTGTACGACTGGTGCGTGGACAACGTCGATTTCGCCCATGACGATGCGCTGACCCAGCCGCTGGTCGATGCCGGCCTGCCGCGCGAAGCGGCCAAGCCGCGCCAGATCGAATTCTCGCGCCTGAACATCAACTACACGGTGATGAGCAAGCGCAAGCTGATGGCGCTGGTGACCGAACAGCTGGTGGACGGCTGGGAAGACCCGCGCATGCCGACCCTGCAGGGCCTGCGCCGCCGTGGCTACACCCCGGCCGCGATGCGCCTGTTCGCCGAGCGCGTGGGCATCAGCAAGCAGAATTCGATGATCGATTTCAGTGTGCTGGAAGGCGCGCTGCGCGAAGACCTGGACAGCGCCGCCGCGCGCCGCATGGCGGTGATCGACCCGGTGAAGCTGGTGCTGACCAATCTGGCCGAAGGCCACGAAGAGCAGCTGACCTTCAGCAACCACCCCAAGGACGAAAGCTTCGGCAGCCGCCAGGTGCCGTTCTCCCGGGAAGTGTGGATCGACCGCGAGGACTTCGCCGAAGTGCCGCCCAAGGGCTGGAAGCGCCTGGTGCCGGGCGGCGAAGTACGCCTGCGTGGCGCCGGCATCATCCGCTGCGATGAAGTGATCAAGGATGCCGACGGCACCATCACCGAACTGCGCGGCTGGCTGGATCCGGAATCGCGCCCGGGCATGGAAGGCGCCAACCGCAAGGTCAAGGGCACCATCCACTGGGTCAGCGCCGTGCACGGCGTGCCGGCCGAGATCCGCCTGTACGACCGCCTGTTCTCGGTGCCCAACCCGGACGACGAATCGGAAGGCAAGACCTACCGCGACTACCTCAACCCGGAGTCGCGCCGCACTGTCACCGGCTATGTCGAACCGGCTGCGGCCAGCGCTGCCCCGGAACAGTCCTTCCAGTTCGAGCGCACCGGCTACTTCGTCGCCGACCGCCGCGACCACACCGAAGCCAAGCCGGTGTTCAACCGCAGCGTGACCCTGCGCGACACCTGGTCGGCCTGA
- a CDS encoding UbiH/UbiF family hydroxylase: protein MSRRMRLDVAIVGGGVVGAACALALADAGLSVALVEGREPAPWQVAQPDLRVFAFAADNVQLLQRLGVWPAIAQARAWPYRRMQVWDAAGGEDLVFDADRFGRRELGYIVENGLLQDRLWAALPAAGVQLHCPARVDALEQDEDGVRLRLDDGRRLDAALAVAADGAESTLRQLAGIEVERHDYHQRGVVAYVDSALPNQATAWQRFLPGGPLALLPVGERRSSIVWTLPEDEAARVLALDDDAFNRELTRAFAARLGELRLASPRAAFPLRRQLARHYVAGRVLALGDAAHVVHPLAGQGVNLGLRDVAALQQWLAPSAERRGQPRLSPQRLQRWARERRSDNHIAAYSFDAINRLFSTDEMHLTLARGRALGCVGKWPPLVQAFWKRAAGV from the coding sequence ATGAGCCGCCGCATGCGCCTGGACGTGGCCATCGTGGGCGGAGGCGTGGTGGGTGCCGCGTGCGCGCTGGCGCTGGCCGATGCCGGCCTGTCGGTTGCACTGGTCGAAGGCCGCGAGCCGGCGCCGTGGCAGGTCGCGCAGCCGGATCTGCGGGTGTTCGCCTTCGCTGCCGACAACGTGCAGCTGCTGCAGCGTCTGGGCGTGTGGCCGGCGATTGCCCAGGCCCGCGCCTGGCCCTACCGGCGCATGCAGGTGTGGGATGCCGCAGGTGGCGAGGACCTGGTGTTCGACGCTGATCGTTTCGGCCGTCGCGAACTGGGCTACATCGTCGAGAACGGACTGCTGCAGGACCGCCTGTGGGCGGCACTGCCGGCCGCCGGCGTGCAGCTGCACTGCCCGGCGCGGGTGGACGCGCTGGAGCAGGACGAAGACGGGGTGCGCCTGCGCCTGGACGATGGACGGCGCCTCGACGCGGCGCTGGCCGTGGCTGCCGATGGTGCCGAATCGACCCTGCGCCAGCTGGCCGGGATCGAGGTCGAGCGCCACGACTACCACCAGCGTGGCGTGGTGGCCTACGTGGACAGCGCGCTGCCGAACCAGGCCACCGCCTGGCAGCGCTTCCTGCCGGGTGGGCCGCTGGCCCTGCTGCCGGTGGGCGAACGCCGCAGCTCGATTGTCTGGACCCTGCCCGAGGACGAAGCGGCCCGCGTGCTGGCGCTGGACGACGATGCCTTCAACCGCGAGCTGACCCGTGCCTTCGCCGCGCGCTTGGGTGAGCTGCGCCTGGCTTCGCCGCGTGCGGCGTTCCCGCTGCGTCGCCAGCTGGCCCGTCACTACGTGGCCGGCCGCGTGCTGGCGCTGGGCGATGCCGCGCACGTGGTGCACCCGTTGGCGGGGCAGGGCGTGAACCTGGGCCTGCGCGATGTCGCCGCTCTGCAGCAGTGGCTGGCGCCGTCGGCCGAACGGCGTGGCCAGCCGCGCCTGTCACCGCAGCGCCTGCAGCGCTGGGCCCGCGAGCGGCGCAGTGACAACCACATTGCCGCCTACAGCTTCGATGCGATCAACCGTCTGTTCTCCACCGACGAGATGCACCTGACGCTGGCCCGCGGCCGCGCGCTGGGCTGCGTCGGCAAGTGGCCGCCGCTGGTGCAGGCGTTCTGGAAGCGCGCCGCCGGGGTATGA
- a CDS encoding histone deacetylase family protein, translating to MLAFTHPSCLLHDPGPGHPECPQRLQVVLDALHQAFPGQLHWRQAPPAKFGELSRVHDSALLDFVLQPQTTPLRQLDMDTWTSPGSASAAVHAAGAGVAAVDAVMLGDDPLAFCAVRPPGHHATSSTAMGFCLLNNIAVAAAYARDRHGLERIAVVDFDVHHGNGTQDIFQHDARVSYYSTHQAGLFPNSGLRRDRGAGNLMNILLPPGSGGFRFRNVWADEMLPAIDDFRPQLLLISAGFDAHLRDPQADLMLETDDFAWITTELHALARRHAAGRVVSMLEGGYDLQALSECTVAHVRALLEGAAGPRAG from the coding sequence ATGCTGGCCTTTACCCACCCCTCGTGCCTGCTGCACGACCCCGGCCCGGGACACCCCGAATGCCCGCAACGGCTGCAGGTGGTGCTCGATGCCCTGCACCAGGCCTTTCCCGGCCAGCTGCACTGGCGACAGGCGCCGCCGGCCAAGTTCGGTGAGCTCAGCCGCGTGCACGACAGCGCGCTGCTGGACTTCGTGCTGCAGCCACAGACCACGCCGCTGCGCCAGCTGGACATGGACACCTGGACCTCGCCCGGCTCAGCCAGTGCCGCCGTGCATGCGGCCGGCGCCGGGGTGGCCGCGGTCGATGCGGTGATGCTGGGCGACGACCCGCTGGCGTTCTGCGCGGTGCGACCGCCCGGCCACCACGCCACCAGCAGCACGGCGATGGGCTTCTGCCTGCTCAACAACATCGCCGTGGCCGCCGCCTACGCCCGCGACCGGCACGGGCTGGAACGCATCGCGGTGGTGGACTTCGACGTCCACCACGGCAACGGCACCCAGGACATCTTCCAGCATGACGCCCGGGTGTCGTACTACAGCACCCACCAGGCCGGGCTGTTCCCCAACTCGGGGCTGCGCCGCGACCGCGGCGCCGGCAACCTGATGAACATCCTGCTGCCGCCGGGCAGTGGCGGTTTCCGCTTCCGCAACGTCTGGGCCGACGAGATGCTGCCGGCCATCGACGACTTCCGCCCGCAGCTGCTGCTCATCTCGGCCGGTTTCGACGCACACCTGCGTGACCCGCAGGCCGACCTGATGCTGGAAACCGACGATTTCGCCTGGATCACCACCGAACTGCACGCACTGGCCCGGCGCCACGCGGCCGGCCGGGTGGTGTCCATGCTCGAGGGTGGCTACGACCTGCAGGCCCTGTCCGAGTGCACGGTGGCCCATGTCCGGGCCCTGCTGGAGGGGGCTGCCGGACCACGGGCTGGATGA
- a CDS encoding nucleoside deaminase — protein sequence MLYAQVHLTLPAWIHDQIDLDRRYPGDEAKVALAITLSRLNVEHASGGPFGAVVFGPEDKVIAAGVNRVVPHATSLAHAENMAYMLAQQRLQTPRLNAVLSPITLATSSQPCCQCYGATVWAGIDRLLIGASAADVEELTPFDEGPLPADWVGELTKRGIEVVQGLNRDDARSVLRAYGESDGARY from the coding sequence ATGCTGTATGCGCAAGTCCACCTGACCCTACCTGCCTGGATCCACGACCAGATCGATCTGGATCGTCGCTATCCGGGCGACGAGGCCAAGGTCGCGCTGGCCATCACGCTGTCGCGGCTGAACGTCGAACACGCCAGCGGTGGCCCGTTCGGCGCTGTGGTGTTCGGGCCCGAGGACAAGGTGATCGCTGCCGGCGTGAACCGGGTCGTGCCGCATGCGACCTCGCTGGCGCATGCCGAGAACATGGCCTACATGCTGGCCCAGCAGCGGCTGCAGACCCCGCGCCTGAACGCCGTGCTGTCGCCGATCACCCTGGCCACCAGTTCACAGCCGTGCTGCCAGTGCTACGGCGCCACGGTGTGGGCCGGCATCGACCGCCTGCTGATCGGTGCCAGTGCCGCCGACGTGGAGGAACTGACGCCCTTCGACGAAGGCCCGCTGCCCGCCGACTGGGTTGGTGAGCTCACCAAGCGTGGCATCGAGGTGGTGCAGGGCCTGAACCGCGACGACGCCCGCAGCGTGCTGCGTGCCTATGGAGAAAGTGATGGCGCCCGTTACTGA
- a CDS encoding DUF6348 family protein, translating into MTDAASPLLPLLQQVLLARDIACTVEGSELVLDSGLHLAPHAMAAEPRDNGGWQTSTVIEARHPELFADGLFEYQHAAGDSQKDATLSGFENWVRVDLATLQAAIGADDAPELQMLTLRYGAEETGTPLARAVVLGPLAHYRSEPADEAPACSDGDHGSCPCCLFTQSLDAFNDLLKTRQFLGIRLFASRDADGQCEADCRVNGHDFPAALPLLRAYAARWPQAGLEFRKQYVVVRNDTDD; encoded by the coding sequence ATGACCGACGCCGCTTCCCCTCTGCTTCCGCTGCTGCAGCAGGTTCTGCTGGCCCGCGACATCGCCTGTACCGTCGAGGGCAGCGAACTGGTGCTGGACAGCGGCCTGCACCTGGCCCCGCATGCGATGGCCGCCGAGCCGCGCGACAACGGCGGCTGGCAGACCTCCACGGTGATCGAGGCCCGCCATCCGGAGCTGTTCGCCGATGGCCTGTTCGAGTACCAGCACGCTGCCGGCGACAGCCAGAAGGACGCGACGCTGTCCGGCTTCGAGAACTGGGTACGGGTGGACCTGGCCACCCTGCAGGCCGCCATCGGCGCCGACGATGCCCCCGAGCTGCAGATGCTGACCCTGCGCTACGGCGCCGAGGAAACCGGGACACCGCTCGCCCGCGCCGTGGTGCTCGGCCCGCTGGCCCATTACCGCAGTGAACCTGCCGACGAAGCGCCCGCCTGCAGCGACGGCGACCATGGTTCCTGCCCGTGCTGCCTGTTCACCCAGAGCCTTGACGCATTCAACGACCTGTTGAAGACCCGCCAGTTCCTCGGCATCCGCCTGTTCGCCTCGCGCGATGCTGACGGCCAGTGCGAGGCCGACTGCCGGGTCAACGGCCACGACTTCCCCGCCGCACTGCCGTTGCTGCGCGCCTACGCCGCTCGTTGGCCGCAGGCCGGGCTGGAATTCCGCAAGCAGTATGTCGTGGTCCGCAACGACACCGACGACTGA
- the ubiH gene encoding 2-octaprenyl-6-methoxyphenyl hydroxylase, whose product MSERHDVLIVGGGLVGASLAIALDRLGLDVGLLEASPAGELPAVFDQRNLSFAAATVNALTALGVMQKLATAPGPIRRIHVSRAGDFGRVQLDAADYDRPWFGQVVVARDFGQALEARLQELPRLHRYRPMRFLGLGEVIDGRRQVRVADDAGERVLQARLVVGADGTTSGVREALGIEVDRHDFQQTLFVARVRSQRAPDGSAWERFTDTGPTALLPRGDRHFGCVHGVARDQAEAVMALDDAAWLQRLQNALGWRAGRLLESGQRSAYPLIQVLARALAGQRTVLLGNAAQTIHPLGAQGFNLGLRDALTLAELLEDAGGDAGADALLQAYVARREEDRRQTVAFSGGLARLTSNPAPLLRPLRSLGLVAAQRASVQSMLVGGAMGFRGDVPRLCRGEAA is encoded by the coding sequence ATGAGTGAACGACATGACGTGCTGATCGTCGGTGGTGGCCTGGTCGGCGCCAGCCTGGCCATCGCCCTGGACCGGCTGGGCCTGGATGTGGGCCTGCTGGAGGCCAGCCCGGCCGGCGAGCTGCCGGCGGTGTTCGATCAGCGCAATCTCAGTTTTGCCGCCGCCACCGTCAACGCGCTGACCGCGCTGGGGGTGATGCAGAAGCTGGCGACGGCGCCCGGTCCGATCCGCCGCATCCATGTCAGCCGGGCCGGCGATTTCGGCCGCGTGCAGCTGGATGCGGCCGACTACGACCGGCCGTGGTTCGGCCAGGTGGTGGTGGCGCGCGATTTCGGCCAGGCGCTGGAAGCGCGCCTGCAGGAGCTGCCGCGCCTGCACCGTTACCGGCCGATGCGTTTCCTCGGCCTGGGTGAAGTGATCGACGGCCGTCGCCAGGTACGCGTGGCCGACGACGCCGGTGAGCGCGTGCTGCAGGCCCGCCTGGTGGTCGGTGCCGACGGTACCACCAGCGGCGTGCGCGAGGCGCTCGGCATCGAAGTCGACCGCCATGATTTCCAGCAGACCCTTTTCGTCGCACGCGTGCGCAGCCAGCGCGCGCCCGATGGCAGTGCCTGGGAGCGTTTCACCGACACCGGGCCGACCGCGCTGCTTCCGCGTGGTGATCGCCACTTCGGCTGCGTGCACGGTGTGGCCCGCGACCAGGCCGAAGCGGTGATGGCGCTGGACGATGCCGCCTGGCTGCAGCGCCTGCAGAACGCGCTGGGCTGGCGTGCCGGCCGCCTGCTTGAATCCGGGCAACGCAGCGCCTACCCGCTCATCCAGGTGCTGGCGCGCGCGCTGGCCGGGCAGCGCACGGTGCTGCTGGGCAATGCGGCGCAGACCATCCACCCGCTGGGTGCGCAGGGCTTCAACCTGGGCCTGCGCGACGCGCTGACCTTGGCCGAGCTGCTGGAAGACGCCGGAGGCGATGCCGGCGCTGATGCTCTGCTGCAGGCCTATGTGGCCCGCCGCGAAGAGGACCGCCGGCAGACGGTGGCCTTCTCCGGTGGCCTGGCGCGGCTGACCAGCAATCCGGCGCCGCTGCTGCGGCCGCTGCGCAGCCTGGGCCTGGTCGCTGCACAGCGTGCTTCGGTGCAGTCGATGCTGGTCGGCGGCGCGATGGGCTTCCGTGGTGATGTGCCGCGTCTGTGCCGTGGGGAGGCCGCATGA
- the lptD gene encoding LPS-assembly protein LptD: MRRALRLLPLPLSIAVCLPAMADDKPLNWGLCPATEVIPAFTDAPTPVPGLDKAAASAEREQQPTDIEGDQLLGTTTVPQYQGNVALRRGDQFVGTDKLSFDTESGNYIADGNVRYQDSSIRMVAKRAEGNQESDTHKITDIQYQLVSRRGNGDAESVDLQGAVGQMHRSTYTTCDPSQPVWKLSAPEIEVDNDEGFGTARNAVLRIGKVPVLWAPYFKFPIDDRRKTGLLFPQLGMSGRNGFDYTQPIYLNLAPNYDDTLMPRYMSRRGLMLDNEFRYLYNGGRGELLTGYIPNDKLRDMDRGRVMFNGYHNVDSHWQARANLAWVSDERYIEDFANRLVGVTASNLQSTIGLYGTGQNWTAGIMADRWQLTDYTLTESALAYNRQPRLYFNWDKSLLPWLETGVYTEAVRFTHDDINFKYDASAGEDLQYTRNGLSQRVYGGSRLDIKPYVSFPISGAAWYVTPTLAYRYTAYQLDRGLADSIRSTVLASQNVDTSTLTADQLRGNTSPTRALPIASLDAGLFFDRDTKIGGKSFLQTLEPRLFYLRTPYRNQDDLPIFDTRDFTFSWGQLFRDSRYTGADRQNDANQLTMALSTRFIDQTTGKERFSASIGQIQYFDESRVTVTPGGAPVEKGKSAWIADSNYMINDRWTLGATYQWDPKYKREDLASVRARYLMSNDGVVNLSYRYRINSGAAANATKEERTLLEQADLSFLYPLNERWSLVGRYYYSIQDSKPLEIIAGVQWDSCCLAVRAVARRYVRNREGELNNSIQLEFVLKGLSSLGQDTDRTLRRAILGYNRDDLYLVPPSNTGATRDDYDPNQIP; this comes from the coding sequence GTGCGCCGAGCCCTCCGCCTGCTTCCCCTGCCCCTGAGCATCGCCGTCTGCCTTCCCGCGATGGCCGATGACAAGCCGCTCAACTGGGGCCTGTGCCCGGCGACCGAGGTCATTCCCGCCTTCACCGATGCCCCCACCCCGGTACCCGGTCTGGACAAGGCCGCCGCCAGCGCCGAGCGCGAGCAGCAGCCCACCGACATCGAGGGTGACCAGCTGCTGGGCACCACCACCGTGCCGCAGTACCAGGGCAACGTGGCGCTGCGCCGTGGCGACCAGTTCGTCGGCACCGACAAGCTGAGTTTCGACACCGAGAGCGGCAACTACATCGCCGACGGCAACGTCCGTTACCAGGACAGCTCGATCCGCATGGTGGCCAAGCGCGCCGAGGGCAACCAGGAAAGCGATACCCACAAGATCACCGACATCCAGTACCAGCTGGTGTCGCGCCGTGGCAACGGCGATGCCGAATCGGTCGACCTGCAGGGCGCCGTCGGCCAGATGCACCGCTCAACCTACACCACGTGCGATCCCTCGCAGCCGGTGTGGAAGCTGTCGGCGCCGGAAATCGAGGTGGACAACGACGAAGGCTTCGGCACGGCCCGCAATGCCGTGCTGCGCATCGGCAAGGTGCCGGTGCTGTGGGCGCCCTACTTCAAGTTCCCGATCGACGACCGTCGCAAGACCGGCCTGCTGTTCCCCCAGCTGGGCATGTCCGGCCGCAACGGCTTCGACTACACCCAGCCGATCTACCTGAACCTGGCGCCGAACTACGACGACACGCTGATGCCGCGCTACATGAGCCGGCGCGGCCTGATGCTGGACAACGAATTCCGCTACCTCTACAACGGCGGCCGTGGCGAACTGCTGACCGGTTACATCCCCAACGACAAGCTGCGCGACATGGACCGCGGCCGGGTGATGTTCAACGGTTACCACAACGTGGACAGCCACTGGCAGGCACGCGCGAACCTGGCGTGGGTGAGTGACGAACGCTACATCGAAGACTTCGCCAACCGCCTGGTCGGGGTCACCGCGTCCAACCTGCAGAGCACCATCGGCCTGTACGGCACCGGCCAGAACTGGACCGCTGGCATCATGGCCGACCGCTGGCAGCTGACCGATTACACCCTGACCGAGTCGGCACTGGCCTACAACCGCCAGCCCCGGCTGTACTTCAACTGGGACAAGTCGCTGCTGCCGTGGCTGGAAACCGGTGTGTACACCGAAGCGGTGCGCTTCACCCACGACGACATCAACTTCAAGTACGACGCCAGTGCCGGCGAAGATCTGCAGTACACCCGCAACGGCCTGAGCCAGCGGGTGTATGGCGGGTCACGCCTGGACATCAAGCCCTACGTGTCGTTCCCGATCAGCGGCGCGGCCTGGTACGTCACCCCGACCCTGGCCTACCGCTACACGGCCTACCAGCTCGACCGCGGCCTGGCCGACAGCATCCGCAGCACCGTGCTGGCCTCGCAGAACGTCGATACCAGCACGCTCACTGCAGATCAGCTGCGCGGTAACACCTCGCCGACCCGCGCCCTGCCGATCGCCAGCCTCGATGCCGGCCTGTTCTTCGACCGTGACACCAAGATCGGCGGCAAATCGTTCCTGCAGACCCTGGAGCCGCGCCTGTTCTATCTGCGCACGCCCTACCGCAACCAGGACGACCTGCCGATCTTCGACACCCGCGATTTCACCTTCAGCTGGGGCCAGCTGTTCCGCGATTCGCGCTACACCGGCGCCGACCGCCAGAACGACGCCAACCAGCTGACCATGGCGCTGAGCACCCGCTTCATCGACCAGACCACGGGCAAGGAACGCTTCTCCGCGTCGATCGGCCAGATCCAGTACTTCGATGAGTCGCGGGTGACCGTGACCCCGGGCGGCGCCCCGGTGGAGAAGGGCAAGTCGGCGTGGATCGCCGACTCGAACTACATGATCAACGACCGCTGGACCCTGGGTGCCACCTACCAGTGGGACCCCAAGTACAAGCGTGAGGACCTGGCCAGCGTCCGTGCCCGCTACCTGATGTCCAACGACGGTGTGGTCAACCTGAGCTACCGCTACCGCATCAATTCGGGCGCGGCCGCCAATGCCACCAAGGAAGAGCGCACCCTGCTGGAACAGGCCGACCTGTCGTTCCTGTACCCGCTGAACGAGCGCTGGAGCCTGGTGGGCCGCTACTACTACTCCATCCAGGACAGCAAGCCGCTGGAAATCATCGCCGGCGTGCAGTGGGACAGCTGCTGCCTGGCCGTGCGCGCCGTGGCCCGCCGCTACGTGCGCAACCGCGAAGGTGAACTGAACAACTCCATCCAGCTCGAGTTCGTGCTCAAGGGCCTGAGCTCGCTGGGCCAGGACACGGACCGCACCTTGCGCCGTGCTATCCTCGGGTACAACCGCGACGACCTCTATCTCGTGCCGCCCAGCAACACCGGGGCGACCCGGGACGACTACGATCCAAACCAGATCCCATGA
- a CDS encoding cob(I)yrinic acid a,c-diamide adenosyltransferase translates to MGHRLSRIYTRTGDDGSTGLGDGSRVGKDDLRVSAYGTVDEANAALGLLLAAPLPDDVRALVVHLQHQLFDLGAELCVPGHAAIHAADVSALEQQLDHYNADLPMLKEFILPAGGEAAARCHLARTIVRRAERGTVALAREESVRSEALQYLNRLSDLLFVLARVLARADGHGEALWQPQHRQR, encoded by the coding sequence ATGGGCCACCGTCTTTCGCGCATCTATACCCGCACCGGCGATGACGGCAGCACCGGCCTGGGCGATGGCAGCCGGGTCGGCAAGGATGACCTGCGCGTGTCCGCCTACGGCACAGTGGACGAAGCGAACGCTGCCCTCGGCCTGCTGCTGGCCGCGCCACTGCCTGACGATGTGCGTGCACTGGTGGTCCACCTGCAGCACCAGTTGTTCGACCTGGGCGCCGAACTGTGCGTGCCTGGCCATGCGGCCATCCATGCCGCCGATGTATCGGCTCTGGAACAGCAGCTGGACCACTACAACGCCGACCTGCCGATGCTGAAGGAGTTCATCCTGCCGGCCGGTGGCGAAGCCGCCGCGCGCTGCCACCTGGCGCGCACCATCGTGCGCCGCGCCGAGCGCGGGACCGTCGCCCTGGCACGGGAGGAAAGCGTGCGCAGCGAGGCCCTGCAATATCTCAACCGGCTGTCGGACCTGCTGTTCGTGCTGGCACGGGTGCTGGCCCGCGCCGACGGCCACGGCGAGGCCCTGTGGCAGCCGCAGCACCGGCAGCGCTGA